A single window of Betta splendens chromosome 11, fBetSpl5.4, whole genome shotgun sequence DNA harbors:
- the rpl30 gene encoding 60S ribosomal protein L30 produces MVAAKKTKKSMESINSRLQLVMKSGKYVLGYKQSQKMIRQGKAKLVILANNCPALRKSEIEYYAMLAKTGVHHYSGNNIELGTACGKYYRVCTLAIIDPGDSDIIRSMPDQQQPPQ; encoded by the exons ATGGTGGCCGCAAAGAAAACG AAAAAGTCCATGGAGTCCATCAACTCCCGTCTCCAGCTGGTGATGAAGAGTGGCAAGTACGTCCTGGGCTACAAGCAGTCCCAGAAGATGATCCGTCAGGGCAAAGCCAAGCTGGTCATCCTGGCCAACAACTGCCCAGCCCTTAG GAAATCTGAGATTGAGTACTATGCTATGCTGGCCAAGACCGGTGTCCACCACTACAGTGGAAACAATATTGAGCTTGGAACCGCCTGTGGCAAATACTACAGGGTGTGCACACTGGCTATCATCGACCCTG GCGATTCTGACATCATCAGGAGCATGCCAGATCAGCAGCAACCACCTCAGTAG